The proteins below come from a single Pseudochaenichthys georgianus chromosome 14, fPseGeo1.2, whole genome shotgun sequence genomic window:
- the kcnip1b gene encoding Kv channel-interacting protein 1b isoform X3, translated as MGAVVGTLTMQTKQRRLSRDRTDDELEMTTVCYRPEGLSQLEAQTNFSKQELQILYRGFKNECPSGVVDEETFKHIYAQFFPHGDASMYAHYLFNAFDTTNNGSIKFKDFVMGLSILLRGTLREKLEWTFHLYDINKDGYINREEMTEIVRAIYDMMGKFTYPAIKGDVPQQHVDAFFGKMDKNKDGVVTLEEFIIACQEDETMMSSMQLFENVM; from the exons ATAGAACAGATGATGAGCTGGAGATGACGACGGTGTGTTACCGGCCGGAGGGTCTTTCCCAGTTGGAGGCGCAGACCAACTTCAGCAAACAGGAGCTGCAGATCCTCTATCGTGGCTTCAAGAAT GAGTGTCCAAGTGGGGTTGTCGATGAGGAAACATTCAAACACATTTACGCACAGTTCTTCCCTCATGGAG ATGCAAGCATGTACGCACATTATCTCTTCAATGCTTTCGACACTACAAACAATGGCTCCATTAAGTTCAAG GACTTTGTAATGGGTTTGTCTATACTGCTGCGGGGAACGCTGAGAGAAAAGCTCGAGTGGACGTTTCATCTTTATGACATTAACAAAGACGGATACATAAACAGAGAG GAAATGACGGAGATTGTGAGGGCAATTTATGACATGATGGGGAAGTTCACCTACCCTGCAATAAAGGGAGACGTCCCGCAGCAGCATGTGGACGCCTTTTTCGGG AAAATGGATAAAAACAAAGATGGAGTAGTGACTCTAGAGGAGTTTATTATAGCCTGCCAGGAG GATGAAACCATGATGAGCTCCATGCAGTTGTTTGAGAACGTGATGTAG
- the npm1a gene encoding nucleophosmin 1a, protein MIGMDEEQMAPQTFLYGCVLEAGKDMVFNPEEDEFEHQLDLRMACVDPGTADELHMVEVEGQDMEGQKIKAVLVSLRPSTLPSVCLGGFTITPPATFRLKAGSGPIHISGQHLVMMEADQSFDEDDEEEEEEDAEEEVKTSKKRPASSPAAKSQKKMKIEMEDDDEDEDDDDDEEDEDESVEEESPVKAKVTPSKQQNGKSPKPSTPAKKQDKTPKGKGERTPKSPTTPKTTPTIPELKSKMMESVKKGVKLPSVQAKFENFVKNGLNVADTKIISDLWKWRQTVKDTK, encoded by the exons ATGATCGGAATGGACGAAGAACAAATGGCCCCACAGACCTTTCTTTACG GCTGTGTGCTGGAAGCAGGAAAGGATATGGTGTTCAACCCGGAGGAAGATGAATTTGAGCATCAGCTTGATTTAAGAATG GCCTGTGTGGACCCCGGCACCGCAGACGAGCTGCACATGGTGGAGGTGgaaggacaggacatggagggTCAGAAAATCAAGGCAGTGCTGGTCTCCCTGAGGCCCTCCACCCTGCCAAGT GTGTGTCTCGGTGGTTTCACTATCACCCCCCCGGCTACTTTCCGTCTGAAGGCAGGTTCCGGTCCAATCCACATCAGTGGACAACACCTCGTCA TGATGGAGGCCGACCAGTCCTTTGATGAAGACgacgaggaggaagaagaagaggatgCGGAGGAAGAAGTCAAGACGTCAAAGAAGCGACCCGCTTCCTCCCCTGCCGCCAAGTCTCAG aaaaaaatgaaaattgagatggaggatgatgatgaagacgaggatgatgatgatgatga ggaggatgaggatgagagCGTGGAAGAAGAGTCACCTGTTAAGGCCAAGGTGACACCGTCCAAACAACAGAACGGCAAGAGCCCAAAGCCAAGCACTCCTGCTAAAAAACAG GATAAGACCCCCAAAGGTAAAGGGGAGAGGACGCCTAAATCCCCAACAACTCCCAAAACCACCCCAACCATCCCTGAGCTGAAGAGCAAGATGATGGAGTCCGTGAAGAAG GGAGTCAAATTACCCAGTGTCCAGGCCAAGTTTGAGAACTTTGTGAAGAATGGTCTTAATGTCGCCGACACCAAG ATCATTTCCGACCTGTGGAAGTGGAGGCAGACGGTGAAGGATACTAAATAA
- the LOC117458628 gene encoding claudin-7-B-like — MANKGLQILGFALSLIGLIGLIIGTILPQWKMSSYAGDNIITAIAMYEGLWMSCAFQSTGQIQCKVYDSILQLNGALQATRALMILSIIVTVAGLGIACMGMKCTNCGGDDKTRKSRIAMAGGIVILIGSLSGIVACSWYAHDIIQAFYNPFTPVNTKYEFGSAIFIAWAGAFLAIIGGGMLAASCPREKSTPKYPISRPPSSKEYV, encoded by the exons ATGGCCAACAAAGGTCTGCAGATTTTGGGATTCGCCCTGTCCCTTATTGGCTTAATTGGACTGATAATTGGCACAATTTTGCCCCAGTGGAAGATGTCCTCTTATGCTGGGGACAACATCATCACGGCGATAGCCATGTACGAAGGACTGTGGATGTCCTGCGCGTTTCAGAGCACGGGCCAGATCCAGTGCAAGGTCTACGACTCTATCCTGCAGCTCAATG GCGCCCTCCAGGCAACCCGCGCCCTCATGATCTTGTCCATCATCGTAACGGTGGCCGGCCTGGGCATCGCCTGCATGGGAATGAAGTGCACCAACTGCGGAGGAGATGATAAAACGCGCAAGTCACGCATCGCCATGGCCGGTGGCATCGTCATCCTGATTGGAT CTTTGAGTGGCATTGTCGCCTGCTCTTGGTACGCTCACGACATCATCCAAGCCTTCTACAACCCTTTCACCCCCGTCAATACCAA GTATGAGTTTGGCTCTGCTATCTTCATCGCCTGGGCTGGAGCGTTCCTGGCTATAATTGGAGGCGGCATGCTGGCAGCATCGTGCCCAAGAGAAAAATCTACACCCAAATATCCCATCTCTAGACCCCCCAGCAGCAAAGAGTACGTTTGA